TTATGAGTTAGATACAGCCAAGTTGTTCCAAGAACACAGCTTAGAAATTGGTTTGATTTACTGGCTTGGTAGTGCTGTTTTAGCACTGCTCAGCCTGCTGTTAGGGAATGCTCTGGCTGAATGTATCCGGATCAAAAAGGAATCATGACAATCACCGGAAGTAACTCCATATTGGCTTAAGATAAAGCGATCGCTAGTGTCACTTGGAGATACTTACAGGTGCATGATGAACCACTTTCACTGTATCCTGAACAACAATGCCTCCAGCTACCATTTGTTGTACTGTAGGCAAAAAGGAAGCGATCGCCTCTGCTGTATCGATAATTGTCACTACCATTGGCAAATCAGACGATAATTCCAAGATTCTGGCAGTATGCAATTGTTGATTTTTCCCGAAACCTGCTACTCCACCAGTCACGGTAGCTCCAGCCATCCCTATACGTCGGGCTTCTTCTACTAAAGCAATATAAACAGGTTTTCCATGCCAGTGATCCGACTCGCCAACATAAATTGTCAAACGCTCTAGGGTATTCATGTTCACCCCTCAGTCAATCAATTTTGAATTTTTTATGAAAAAAATACTGATTAAGATTTTAAGACTTTACAGATATTAGCAAACTAAAGCATCTTTGCTAAGAATATTCCCAACTCTATACTAATAAACCCTAACAGCAGGCTACCAAACCAGTAGAGTAATGCTGCTTTATAGTCTCTCGTTCGTAAGAGATTAGAGGTGTCTAAGGCATAAGTTGAAAACGTGGTGTATGAACCCAACAAGCCTACTGAAACTAACATTTGTACTGCTGAAGGAATAGACAGCTTTGATGCGAGGGTAGTAAAAAAACCCATCAAAAATGCACCTGTAAGATTGATGAATAAAGTTCCATAAGGAAATCCGATTCCAAACCAGCGCCCAAAACATAAGGTGAGGTAATAGCGACTCAATCCACCTAGAACTGCTCCCAAGCCAATGATAATGGCAACATAAGTTGCAGAGTTCATAGAAGTCAATAATTCCACAGGATTTCTAAGTTCAGCCAATATATCACTAGGGATGTGAACAAACATTCTACATCTCCTAGAAAATACATTGATACCAAGTTGCATTCCAAGTTGCATTCATAGATATTACCTCACCCCGGCTACGCCACCCCTCTCCTTACTAAGGAGAGGGGATGGGGGGGTCCCCTCTGGGGAACTCGGGGGCCCCACTCCCCTAAGGGAGTGGGGATTAGGGGTGAAGGGGCTGTTCTTGTGAGGTTTTTAAACACAACTTGGTATGACCAACAGAGGCAGAAGGCAGAGGAGCCACTGCGCCCTTGGAGGTTCCCTCCGTTGTAGTACGTAGCGGTGGCAGAAGGGATTTATATTCACCCCTGAAAACTTATGAATTATGTAGATTAATTCTATATATTCAATTTGATTTATATTTTAAAATGAGATTCTTGCAGAGTTAAGTTATCTAAATATTAATATTATGTCAATTCCTGTTTACAATTCAATTGGTCAACAATATTCCAAAACTCGCATTCCCGATTATCGCATCGTCAATACATTAATTGAGTTACTCAGTTTACCTAAAGGAAGCGTTATTGCTGATATTGGTGCTGGTACAGGTGGTTATAGTTTAGCGCTAGCTAACCAAGGATTGTTTGTGAATGCTATTGAACCATCTCAAGTTATGCAAACACAAGCGATAAAACACCCACAAATTGAGTGGTTTACTGGCTATGCAGAAGCTTTACCTTTACCAGATAATTATGTTGACGGAGTTATCAGTGTTCTGACAATTCATCACTTTTCTAACCTCGCAAAAGCTTTTCAGGAAATGCAGCGAATTAGTAGAGATGGAGCAATAGTGTTGCTGACATTTGATATTAGATTCGCTCCCAAAATTTGGCTTTATGATTATTTTCCATTTTTATGGGAAGATGCCCTCAGATTCTTACAATTGAATGACCTGATTAATTTAATTACAACTAATACCAAAAGATATGTAGAAGTCATACCTTTTTTGCTACCTCATGATTTATCTGATTTATTTGCAGCAGCAGCTTGGAGACGTCCGGAATTATATTTACTGCCTGAAGTACGTGCCGGGATCTCGTCTTTTCCTTTAGCTGATCCACATTTAGTCGAGCGAGGAGTACAATCGCTAGCAGCAGAATTAAATAGTGGAGAATGGATGAAAAAGTATGGTGAAATTTGCAGTTTGACAGAAATAGATTTAGGTTATCGTTTTCTACGTGCTGAATTGTAAACAATCACGTCGCTTAGCTTCCCGATTTTTTAGATAAGTCGGAAACTTGTTTTTCTTCTATAGCATTTTTATACTAGCTAGCAGCCACTTTGCGTAATTTCACTAAAACAAAAATTTTGGGAACAATTGCCCTTATTGGTGCATCACAATATTAAGAGTACTAGATTGAGCTCAAAAGCAAGTTTGAAATCAAAATAGTTGGTTTTGGACTGTGAAATTGTCATGTACCCCATTGGGCTGATGTCGGTTATCCGTCAAATCATTAGGGTTATTTGGAATTTCAAAATCAAGTAATTGGTGAAATTAATTCTTGGTTAGATATTTTATAAAACACTCAGCCATATACAAAATTCCTGACCCAAGATAGATGAGTTTTCACGACTTTAATTAGTTATCATGTAAGTAGTAAAAGAATGATATACAGTTATATTATTCGAGTTAGAAAAATGAACCTTTTTCACAAACCACAAAGTACCCAAAGAACACAAAGTAAGGAAGATTTTTCTCGTTTACCTAAAAAATTAAATAAGGGTCTTTCTTTGATACTTGGTTTAGGAACTGCTGCAAGTGTAGGATTATCTGCTCCAAAACCTGCGGAAGCGCTTCCATTTCAGGATTTAATTGTTCCGGGAATCCAATATTTTCAACTTTCTAATTTATCAACTAAGCAAAAGGTTGAATTGGGCAGTAATATACATCAACAGGTACGCAGAAATTATAGAGTTGGTACGAATGCAACTGTCACCAGAATTGGTCAAAGATTAGCGCGAGTTAGTAGCTGCTCTCAAACTCCTTTTAAATTTTATGTAGTTCAAAATGCAAGCATTAACGCTTTTGCAACTACTGGTGGTTATGTTTATGTCCACACTGGTTTGATCAATGCGGCGGATAATGAAGACCAGTTGGCGTCGGTGATAGCACACGAAATTGCTCACATTTGTAATGACGATTTGGTTAAAAGGCTTAAACAAACGCAGTTAGTTCAAGGTGCAGCTTCACTTGCTGGTTTAGATAGAAGTAAGTTGGCTGCCATAGCTTATCAGTTGGCTGTAGATTTACCTAACAGCCGTGAGGCTGAGTTTAACGCTGATGCTCGGGGATTGCAGTATCTGCAACAGGCTGGTTACGATCCTAATGCTATGCCTGCTTTCTTAAAGAAATTAGCGACTCGTTCTTCTCCACCAGAGTTTTTGAGTACTCACCCAAATCCACGAGAACGGATTGCAGTTTTACAAAGAAAAATTGCTGATAATCGTTAAATTGCTGTAGATTAGCGATCGCCTGGTCAGCGTGATCCATTATCTTCTTCTCTAGCATGAGCAATCAGAGCGATCGCTGTTTGATAGAGTTCTTACATAAACATTTGTGGGTGGGAAAGGACTATTAGATTTTTCTCTACATGTATGAAACCAGCCTGGTTTATTTATAGCAACACCAAGTGGACACCTCCCTTTAATTCCTGATTCCGCACACTTTTATGATTCCCGTGACGACATAGGGGGATGTTAGGGATGTGGGGGATTTTGAGTGGGGATCTCTTCTGTTTACTTTCTCCCCTTTTCCCTGTCGAAAATATTATTTGCTTTGCTAACTAACCTGCGAAATTTTGGTTGAATAGCAACTAAGCGAGTTTTTAAAACGGAGAGACTAGCTCTGTTAATGATGAAACTAAAACTTACAACCTTTTCAGATTGAGGGCTAATTTCACATATATAATCGCAGACAGATTGAGAAGCACAGATGATATCAGCATGATTAAATAACTGAAAGTATGACTGAATGTTTTCAATATTTACTGACTGTAAGTTTAAGTGAGAAATGCCAGATTTTTCTAGCATCTGTTTCATATTTTTACCTTCGCCCGATTTTTGACTAACAAGCAATACCTGACTACCACGATTTAAACTTGAAATCTGTGTTAGAAGTTGCAAATCTGGTTCAAAAATTATCCCAATCACCTCTTGTTTTGAAGTAGTGATTTGAGTCAATTCACATACATACTGAGCTTTTGTAATCACTAAATTAGAGGAATAAAGTTCTTTTAAAGCTACTGGTTGACCAGCTTGCAAATTTTCCAAATACAGCAAGGATAGAGGATGACTAATTTCTGATTGAACAGAATGCAAATACGAATCAGCCTCAGATTGAAGAGATTCTACAAATACTAGCTTCAAAGGAACAACTTGTTTACGCTCATTTGAACTCACTGCTACAGCATAAGCAGTCAACCCAAACTCAGATGCACTTAACTCCATTTGAGTTGCGATCAAAAAAGCTTGTTCTAAAATTTGATAGAGAGAATTACGACTAATTGACTTTTGTAATAATTCACTTTCGGCGACAAAAGTTCCTTTTCCTCTTTTAGCTACTAAATATCCAGTTTCTATTAATTCCGAATATACTAATGCAATAGTATTGTGATTTATCTTCAGGTATTCTGCTAGTTGAATAACTGTTGGCAAGCTATCTCCAGGTCTCAGATATTCTATTGCAATCAATAGCTTAATTTGTTCAGATACCTGAACAGTAATTGGGAGAGGAGCATGGACATCAATAGCTATAGGTAGTAGTCTCGAAGAGGACATCAAAATAAACAAAATCTATAAACTGTTATTATTTATTTTAATTAAAATTTAGGTAATTGACATTCATGAGCAATCTCATATTCTCATATTTTTTCTAAAAAATAAGTATTGCACAGATAAGCAGCCTGATATACTTGATCAGATGCACTTATCCCTCTTGTGTCACTTTCCGAGTATTCTGAATAAAAGGATTAAAAGAAAAAACTCTGGAAACTAAGCAGGGCAATGGATGTAGAATTACAAATCTTGAAAAATTTGGCAAGAGATGCCCACCCAACGGTTGGGATTGTAGATGAATCGCGGTGCAGAGTACAAAGACCTGTTCAAAGAAGTGAGAAACTATGAATGCTTTAAATATTTACAGTTGGGAATAATTTCACCGATTAAAAGAAAATAATTACCAGAAATAGCTAAAGTAGTAAGTATAAATTCTGCCCAGTCATTACATCATTTTATAGCTAATTCAGACTGGTCAGAAAATGAGTTGAAGAGTCGAAGATTAAAGAAAACCAAATTGAAACTGAGGTACAACAAAATAATTCTCTTAATTTTTCTCATCATCAGCAATAGAAACATGAGGGTGGATGGAAAAATACTCTAAAGAATCTTCGTTTCATTGTCCAACCGCTCTTTCTAATTTGGTTGATTTATTCCTGGTTAGATTCTTTGCCAATTCTGATTTATTGCTGGGATTCAATCACTTAATTTGTGCAATGAATCAATTGAAACCTTTTTATACTTCTGGATAATTTCACTGATTTCCTACTTGTTTAATTCTGAAAGTGACAAAAGAGGGATAAATTAGTCTAATATTCTATAAAATATATATAATTTTTCTCCTTCTTGATAAATTACTTCAATTTTTTTAACTTCTGCTACTAATTTATGAATAACTTTACGAAGATAAAACAACCATTTTTTATGTCGCTTCAGGTAGGAAAAAAGCCGGAAATTATAACAAGAGATTCTGATAAAACTGTTTTGAGACCAGAAATAAGCATCAATACTACAAGTCTGCAAAAGCTCTCTTGTAGGGTTGTCTAATTCTGTCATAATTTGCTGATTTAGTGTTGGCGATAAAGTGCTAAGTTTCTCTAATCTTAGCTGTGTTAATTCTAAATTGTCTGTTGTGTTGTGCTTGCTTGTGTAATCTGGTGTTTGCTGAGTAGATGCTTTAGGGTCAAGTAGCTCAATTCTCACAGCTTGCCTCCAGGTATCTTTTTGGTAGCGTTTGGATAGTGGCAGTGCCTTAGTTAGAGTAAAACTTCCTGCCACTGTTAACTTTACAATTCTCAGTTGATCTAAATAGCTGACCTATCAGAGCAATAAAAGTAAAGTTCATACTCAAACTTTTGCATCCAACTCTGACAGTTTTCTGGCAGAGAAACTGGTTTTATAACGTCTACGTACTAGCACCAAAAAGGCAGGAGGTACGCAGTACAGAGACAATTGAGTAATACCAACCAAACCACCAATCATAACGATCGCAAAAGGCGGCCAAAAACCTGTACTATCAAAAAGCAAGGGAAAGAAACCACACATATCAGTAATTGTGGTAGAGATCATATGACGTGTGGCATGAACCACAACCTCACGTATTCCTTGGTGATCGCCTTGTTGAGCTAGCGGATCTTCTAATAAAGCAGCTAAAACAACAGTAGCTTCATTGATTCCTATACCTATGAGCGTAATCGTGGCCAGGATGGAAGTAAATCCAAACGGATAACCAAAAACACTTAAAGAGCCTAACCCAAAACCCGCAGCAAGTATAGCAATTAATCCGAGTACCCCTGCGATCGCAAAAGAATTAAAAGTTAGTACCAGTGTCCCCACCATCAGCACTAGCAACACACTCACCGTTGACAACAGATTAGTAACTGCTGTACTTCGTGTTTCTGCCTCACCTCCAAAATCTAATGAGTAACCGGGGGGTAACTGAAAGTCACTGGCTGCTAAACGGTGTTGGAAATCTGCCAGAACTTTCGCTGGTAGTACCCCAGCACTCAGCAATCCCTGTATTTTATTTACTCTTTGCCTGTTGCGTCGAAAGATAGTTGCCACATCAGGCATAAGTTGAACATCACCTACAGCCGAGAGTGGAATCCTAGCACGTTCCTGACCTGATGTTGGAGTGTTGTTTGATAGCAAATCTAAGGAAGAAATCTGATCCAAGTTACCACGCTGGGAATTTGATAAGCGCACACGCACGGGTAAGTTTTCCGTATCTTCCAAAACTGAGCCACCCACAGCCCCCTCTAAACTATTATCTAACTGCTGGGCAATCGCACTCTTATCAAGCCCTGCTAATCTTGCTTCTTCTTCGTCTATTTTTAAGCTGAGTTTCGGCAAAGCCTCAGCCAGAGTGGCGCGAGTATGGAGTACATGGGGAACTTGGTTTAATATTAACCGCATTTGGTTTCCCAATTCCCGTAAGCGTTCTAGGTCAGGGCCATAAAGGCGTAACTCAATAGGAGCCTCATATGGTGGACCTTGCTCCAGTTTTCGCACCCAAACGATAGCTGAAGGAAATGCCTGATCCAACTCTTTTTGCAAAGCTTGAATCACTGGTAATGGTAACACATTGGGTTTTAGTTGCACCAAACCTTGGGCGTAATTAGATGAATTTTCGCGATTATTAATGATGTTGTAGTAAATTTTCGGAGCGCTTTTACCGATAAACCAATGAACATCATTAACTTCTGGATGCTTTTTAATTAACTGCCGTGCTTGTAGAACAGTAGATTCAGTTTTTTCTAATGATGCTTGGATTGGTAGCTCTAACTCAGCGTAAAACTGATCCCGGCCTGAAGGTGGAAAAAACTCAATATCCAAATGGGGAGCTACGGCAAAACCAGCTATCGGTAAAATTAGAGACATACTTACTGCGATCACTGGTCTAGCAAGAGCTTTATCCAACGTCCAACGGTAAACTCGTGTGATCTGAGGGTGAGAAAAGCCTGTTTCCCACCAAACATTCCGGCTAGAAGTATGACTTCTACCTCTATGCGTCCAATCATGCAACTTTCCAGCCACCGCAGGTAAAATAGTTAACGATGTAACTAAAGAAGCTACGATCCCTAGAATTGAACTTAAGCCAATAGTACCAGTAAATTCCCCTACACCTCCAGGAGCTAAAG
Above is a genomic segment from Fischerella sp. JS2 containing:
- a CDS encoding efflux RND transporter permease subunit, which gives rise to MSTLFYRNVQLLLLTICLIVVWGLSAFVTMPRLEDPVLTQRNALIKTAFPGATVERVETLVTDKIEEELSDIEEIKHLESTSRPGFSIISIELKDTVKGKDADEVWSRVRNRITDAIPQLPSEASRPRFEKLEIKANALIVALTWNLKESTDYTILRRLSEELKDQLRYVPGTTKVEMFGDPNEEIIVEISPSDLASLGLTAPELSRQILSSDAKVAAGQLRSSNNDLLFEVEDELDSLERINRIPIRFGNSGQFTRLGDIAQVKKATIEPLASLALVSGQPAIALEVLVEPEKRLDDWKHVADQTIEKFRAQLPSGIGLKVLLDQSSYVAARIRVVLQELLIGSVLALIVLYFMMGWRSALVVAVTLPLSSLIVFGAMQVLKVPLHQMSVTGLIIALGLLVDNSIAVVDEVQVRLHEGMAPEQAIADSFKHLAVPLVSSTTSTVLAFLPIALAPGGVGEFTGTIGLSSILGIVASLVTSLTILPAVAGKLHDWTHRGRSHTSSRNVWWETGFSHPQITRVYRWTLDKALARPVIAVSMSLILPIAGFAVAPHLDIEFFPPSGRDQFYAELELPIQASLEKTESTVLQARQLIKKHPEVNDVHWFIGKSAPKIYYNIINNRENSSNYAQGLVQLKPNVLPLPVIQALQKELDQAFPSAIVWVRKLEQGPPYEAPIELRLYGPDLERLRELGNQMRLILNQVPHVLHTRATLAEALPKLSLKIDEEEARLAGLDKSAIAQQLDNSLEGAVGGSVLEDTENLPVRVRLSNSQRGNLDQISSLDLLSNNTPTSGQERARIPLSAVGDVQLMPDVATIFRRNRQRVNKIQGLLSAGVLPAKVLADFQHRLAASDFQLPPGYSLDFGGEAETRSTAVTNLLSTVSVLLVLMVGTLVLTFNSFAIAGVLGLIAILAAGFGLGSLSVFGYPFGFTSILATITLIGIGINEATVVLAALLEDPLAQQGDHQGIREVVVHATRHMISTTITDMCGFFPLLFDSTGFWPPFAIVMIGGLVGITQLSLYCVPPAFLVLVRRRYKTSFSARKLSELDAKV
- the crcB gene encoding fluoride efflux transporter CrcB — its product is MFVHIPSDILAELRNPVELLTSMNSATYVAIIIGLGAVLGGLSRYYLTLCFGRWFGIGFPYGTLFINLTGAFLMGFFTTLASKLSIPSAVQMLVSVGLLGSYTTFSTYALDTSNLLRTRDYKAALLYWFGSLLLGFISIELGIFLAKML
- a CDS encoding M48 family metallopeptidase; its protein translation is MNLFHKPQSTQRTQSKEDFSRLPKKLNKGLSLILGLGTAASVGLSAPKPAEALPFQDLIVPGIQYFQLSNLSTKQKVELGSNIHQQVRRNYRVGTNATVTRIGQRLARVSSCSQTPFKFYVVQNASINAFATTGGYVYVHTGLINAADNEDQLASVIAHEIAHICNDDLVKRLKQTQLVQGAASLAGLDRSKLAAIAYQLAVDLPNSREAEFNADARGLQYLQQAGYDPNAMPAFLKKLATRSSPPEFLSTHPNPRERIAVLQRKIADNR
- a CDS encoding DUF190 domain-containing protein, producing MNTLERLTIYVGESDHWHGKPVYIALVEEARRIGMAGATVTGGVAGFGKNQQLHTARILELSSDLPMVVTIIDTAEAIASFLPTVQQMVAGGIVVQDTVKVVHHAPVSISK
- a CDS encoding GntR family transcriptional regulator; the protein is MSSSRLLPIAIDVHAPLPITVQVSEQIKLLIAIEYLRPGDSLPTVIQLAEYLKINHNTIALVYSELIETGYLVAKRGKGTFVAESELLQKSISRNSLYQILEQAFLIATQMELSASEFGLTAYAVAVSSNERKQVVPLKLVFVESLQSEADSYLHSVQSEISHPLSLLYLENLQAGQPVALKELYSSNLVITKAQYVCELTQITTSKQEVIGIIFEPDLQLLTQISSLNRGSQVLLVSQKSGEGKNMKQMLEKSGISHLNLQSVNIENIQSYFQLFNHADIICASQSVCDYICEISPQSEKVVSFSFIINRASLSVLKTRLVAIQPKFRRLVSKANNIFDREKGRK
- a CDS encoding class I SAM-dependent methyltransferase, which encodes MSIPVYNSIGQQYSKTRIPDYRIVNTLIELLSLPKGSVIADIGAGTGGYSLALANQGLFVNAIEPSQVMQTQAIKHPQIEWFTGYAEALPLPDNYVDGVISVLTIHHFSNLAKAFQEMQRISRDGAIVLLTFDIRFAPKIWLYDYFPFLWEDALRFLQLNDLINLITTNTKRYVEVIPFLLPHDLSDLFAAAAWRRPELYLLPEVRAGISSFPLADPHLVERGVQSLAAELNSGEWMKKYGEICSLTEIDLGYRFLRAEL